GGCAGaagttgtattgaattgcattagattgtacaggtgtagaTAGTAAAGTGTCCACTTatttaacaataagaaaaatacacaaccATTCAGCCACACCTTATCAGAGCATGTAGAGCCATGTTGTGGCCTATGACTTAAGATAAAGTAGAACACATTTTCTCCCTCAAATGATAAGACATGCATATGGTACTTGTTAGAGTGAAGCCTTTTGCTTTGGCACACTCTAAATACAGAGCTGGTGCAGAATATTATACAGCCAACGGTGTATGATCAATGGATCAGACTTATGAGCCATCAAACCTCCTGCCAACATCCACTGCACACCTGTCGCTCCAGATTCATCTGctttttaaacacaaatgtaacATCTACAAAAATCCCACATCCTGTGAAAATTAGAGcttagtttttaaaaacatgcataaCTTCTTACACAAAAAcgcaaacaaacaaagccaaAGCAAAACTGGGGTCTCAAAATTGCTACGTTTGTAACCATGAAATTACAAGGTAACATTAAAGTTTATACagctataaaaacataattatgcACTGTGGCTTTATGAATACTGCGGTATTCAAAATTAGGTCTCTTAGAAAAGCTAAATACCTTTCTGTTAATTTGTTCCCTTTTCCCAGGCCTTTGATTTGGCCACTGTGGTGACATAAACGTTTAGAAATCACGGGGTTAGCAACTGAGGCACTTTCTGAGAGCACACAAGCGTGTCGGGCCAGAATGAATATGGTTTTGATTTGCAGTGCACGCCAGCGCTCCAGCCAACGCTAATCGCCAGGGAAAGCTTGTGAAAACCATGATGGATTTCGCAGACATGGTTTTTGAGCTCAGGGTTTCATCACAAATCCATTTAAGCTTTTATGTAATTTGGTTAAATATACAGAAtccattttatctttttatgcGTCCATTTTAGACCCACTAGTCTTGTTGGAAAGTATGAAATTCCCATTGAAATTGACTTATTTTATGAAACttaaactgcagtgtgtgtgtacatatgtgtgtgaataAGAGAAAGAATGGAGAGTGATGCTGACTGACAGAGTTGACAGAAGGTAAAGTGAGACAATGTCTGAGTTTAGTATTGTGGTGCTTGGTTTAAGGAGCACTGCTGGCACTAGTATGAGAGAACAGCTCATCTTCCAGTCCTGACCCCTGTCCAATCCAATTTCCACAGTAACtagaaaaaattatttattattatttactgaaaaacaaaatgtcagacagaCAATATGGGCATGGCAGGCTGCTCCACCCTGCTGAGCTTCAtgagaaagaagacagagagactgaTGTCGTTAATGAGACCAAGGAGTCAGGTTTTCTAACCTGTGATAATTCCTGAATTAACCTTTAGGAGCAATCCAAATGTGTTGCTCATATCTGAATATTTTGGATATAGAAAGTTTCAttcagttttgtatttgtttcGCTCGTTTCAAAAACACATCTCAGTTACAGAATATGCCTGAATAAACTTAAGCATTTCCTCTATGCTACAGAAACGTTATGACCATTGTCTCAGTGGCTGCCTTCTAGGCTTGAAACTAGATATTTTGGTGCATTTTGGAGGATACACCTTTGTTTGGAAGATCTGCCTTGGATTGGTGGGAGcctaaattattttaatttttttttttcattttatttatcttcttACTTCACGTCATATGGATtgagataataacaataataataataataataataatttatttatttatagggAACTTTTTAAGCAAGAAGCACAAAGTGCTTTTTTACAATGCTTAAAATGACTGGCTATAAGCAGCATTTAAGACAGCTGCaacagataaaagcagcaaacaaTTATACATCAACATAGTAAAGAAACACAACttagaaattgaaaaaaataacctgattaaaaaggtcaaaatattaaaaagtgttCATTAAGAAAAGCCATTCTGTAAAAGTGGGTATTAAGATGAGATTTAAAAGCAGATACATTGTCTCTAGTTCACATACCCAATGAATTACTGTTCTAAATCTATAGATGTCCTTAAAAGTTAAACACAAACTTCTCTTAAAAGCAGTGAACTGTTAAATCCTCTGTCACCACAATATTATCAATTCTTAAAATATAGTTTAAACACTGAATAGTGTTTTGTAgaatcttaaaatgtaaaaaaacaaaacaaacaacaacctAGACTTACAGTAATATAAGAATAATATGAAATTCGGGTTTGCAAGTTTgcctgaaaagtgaaaaaaggaCCCAAGATGGCAGCATGAAACCATAATAAGATTAAATGACTTCAGGGGAACGTACAGTATTATTACTTTCTCAGAAAGAATAGAGGAACTACAAATCACGTTTAGCATGAAAAGGCTAACTGACTGCAAACCAGAAGCTAGAGCAACACCCTGTTTTTAGTCAGCTGTGATAGtctttgttttggttaaaaCCTTTCACATACTGtggtcattttcaaaatatcatTGCAGGTTTGTAGAGACAACACTTCCGTGTTTCCCTATTAAAACATCCCTCTATCCTCAAAATAGCAAATGCTTAAGGACTGCACCCATGGGTGATTCCAATCCCCCAGGACCCCTCATCTGGTGTTGTCCGGCACGGCCCCTGTCACCGTCCCACTGACAGCCTTCTGCAGGGATCATAACCTCAGCCTTTCATATCAGCCATCACTGTGGAACCTGTCCGCCAGGGAGTGCCAGACTCCAGCTGGTTAGATCTGTAATGTGATTATGTTTTCACTGGGGTAAAACATTTGCAGCTTTCTAGCATTTGCATTGCCCTTAAGAGAAAATTAATAATAGTCAGCAGATAATATTTGGCATCTTTTTAATGCCTAAAGAAGTTCCTACTTTTTGCTTCCATCATCTAATTAATGCGAggaaaagtttatttaaaaacaatggagGGAGGAATTCTATAAAAGTGTAtggtttcctttttaattttagAAAAATAGTTATATTACTCCCAAACCTTCCGTATTTAATCCGTTCCTGCGTGGTCCAGtctcagctgtaaaacatgaagttgattattgtttttctaccgcatgttatgtttttaatacTTGATTTCACTTCTTCCAAAATTGTCTAAgtgcaaaaaaactaaacaaaaaaacagagcagtctCAGCCTATCACTGTCAGCTGTTGTTGCCACTTCTTATCTGTCCTGGAGGAACCACTGCAATTATGGCtgcagaaacctatgggtgacgtccaCTATGAATTCATTACGTTAATACAGAATGTGTGCAGAGATGATATTTGCCTTCTAGGCTCTGACCTCATCACTCCCCACAAGCAAACACCTAGCTCAGCacagcagattaaaaaaaaaaaaaaaaagacattagcTACCGGCGGAAgaggctttgttttggatcacacctTGCTtgtcaggacccgccctactctgcctctgattggccagtagtccttacctaggtactgcgcatgtgcaactcccaacaaagctCGAATAGAAGTGATATGCCTCACTCGGTAGCCAAaacggagcgttcaagacacGGTGAAAAGAGGTGTTGCaacaatgtgcagtatgagtaaaaatatggtgttttttgaaaattaaaccatgtaaacctactctggtacaaccccaaaatagaATTATGAAAATTAGTATAGTATGACCACTTTAATAAATGTAAGATGAATGCGCAGTAGCAGGCCAAACTATATATTGTATGCAGCAAATAATTATCAACATGCACGTTTAAACTGACATGAAATCCTGGCATGCAGCAGGCTATGTCCTCTAATTCAAAGTCTTGTAAGCAGCAGATGACCATATGGAGATGAGTGTGGCTGAATGTTGCAGCAGGATAAACCACAGAGCAGAAGATCAGCAGTTTAGATGAAATCAACAATAGTAAAGCAAGCTGACACATAAACCCATTGTTTTGAGTTGAAATATGTTTCTAATGCTTAGCTGAATATATGAAGTTGATCGACCCATCCAATGTGTGATAAACGCCCAGTTTAGTTTCCTTTGAAGCCACTATTACAGGGAATTTACTAAGTGAATGGATTGtgtgcaagaaaaaaacaaatcatattcacatccataaaaccaaaattagAGACCCAGGTTTGCTGTGAGACAGTGGGTAGCTTAAGTCGCAAAAAACAACAGCTTGAGAGGAAACATGccacaaaaccaaaccaaactcaaacatccatccatctatcataCAGTTGCCAAACAGCAACCATGTTAAACTTTGCCACAACAAATTAATtcaccataaataaatacactacCAATGAAAATGCATAAAAGCAGAAATTAGCAGCCAGCAGATGCCAAGAAACTCAACACAAGCAAATCTGCACAGAGCATTAAACAGCCAACAGCATCAGCTGCCTCATAGGCCTAGttcacaaacactgacagaacAGAACCAAGACTTGGACTCAGTTTGTATATTAACAGCCACTTCTTACCTTGGAGAAGTAAAGCAGCTGATCTTTAGCATCTCAACAGGGAGGAAAGAGTGTGATCCCAAGCTGATGCGCGGGATGAAGTGCACCTGTGCGGCTGATATGACACGTAGCCAACACACAGAGCGGGAAACATGGTGAAAATACGTTATTTCTTCACAAATCCTTCCATAATCACCATAATCGGACTGTTGACAGGTTAACCTGCtaataaaatgctacttactGCTACTTTTTTTCTAGCGTAACAAAGTTTGCGCATGTGCAATGCAGCAGCTGCGCGACGGTGTGAGCACAGGCATTGGGAGCTCATACAGACCGCCATGCAAAGGTGAAAAGGTGCGTTGGATATATGCTGCAGTGAATAGAGTTGGTCATGCCTGGAGTTATCAGTGGTAGCAGTGTTCCACTTGATGGGTAGCTAAAATCGAATGGTGTACTGTACATTGTAATAAAAGCTGTAGGCTGTGATCACCATCAAAAGttatttgatgtttattttgtaatttcagcCATAAAAAATGGAGATGATAGAAATAATTGCCTCTCAGAACCAGGGAacaaaaaccaataaaacatTAATCAAAAAGACATCAAGTGTAAGGGTGAATTAAAGACAAATCAGTTATAATTTAAATACAGTGAATAAGGCagagtaaaaacataaaacaatatatacatataaccATGAACAAGATTTGTGACTGAGTGACTCACtgttcatgtgtgtctgtaatgtGTTCGGCAGTCTGTCGAGCTGGGTGAAGAAGCTGTTGCTCCTCCTGGTGGTGTTGGACTTTATACTGTGGTATCTCATACAAGGTAGTGGTCTGTGAGAGGGGTGGGGAGAGTCCTTTATGGATGCAAACATCTCTGTGTCCtggatggaggaaaaaaaattatcatTAAGGTAATTTTTCTTTGGTAGATAAATGGTGTCTGTTATACagtatagaaaaaaaataaatgcatttccattcattttgcataaatgcattcattttgcacacacacataggcctACTCACACTTACTCTATCAATCACATAATGAAACTTTACAATGCAACACAAGTCATCCAAGATGATTACAAATATTTGGCTGTTTGATATTGATATGGTGGCAGGCGGAGGTTTGGGTTAGGAGAGTGGAGGGTAGCAACCAGCTGTGCAAACACAATCTAGATGATTTATGAACCCACCTGTGAGCTGCTAATGGTCCAAAATGACACTGGAGCCACTGCAGCCCTGGAACCACGACCCACTGATTAACCACTGCAACACAGACTGATAAATGTGCAGTACAAAGAGGTAGGTAGGTGGTCTGGCAGACAGATAGAGACAGTTTCTGCAATGTTCTTCCACTTTAATAATCTATTATCATTGTCTATCACTTTGTATATCCCCATGAATCTACAgttatatacatgcatatacacttCTTTTGGTATTTGACAGCAACCTCTGCGCTACAATAATATTTTGCAATGAGTGATcctttgattgtgtgtgtatatataacagagaagagaaggaaagataAAGAGATAGATaaaattagtgtgtgtgcatacaaaGGGTATAGTGAACAGAGAGGGTGCAGATCCACAGCTGGAGCTGAGCTCGAATTTGTAGCTGTTTTCGAGCTATTCCTCTTAAGTTAAAAGCTTCTGGAGACAACGTCTCcgcagaagaaaaacacaatgaacacaTACCATATTTGGTATGTTAAGTGGTATTAATGAGCCCCCTCAGGTGGTAAGTTTCACCCACAAGGCAAAGCACACTTTGTGTCTGGATCTCAGCTTTTAATGGCTGCCACGGTTACCAGTCTCAACCTAGCTACAACATCTGGGGGTTATTTTAAGAGCAGAACATAATAATTATATCTCTGGCCATCACCAACATGGTGACCCCTAATATGTAGGAGAAACCAAAAGTAATATAAAGAATATGcataaaaataatcatataGCAAATAGcctacaaaaatataaaacattgatGGTGAAAGTACATAAATGCCCACTAGACGGCAGAATGAGGATATAATTGATTCAGTATTGCTAGAAGGTTCCTCTTTAACAACATGAGACAGATGAGCAGCATGAGTTATTTTGTTAAAAGGGAGATAATTTAACAAATTAATGTGTAGCTTTACATTAGGGACTATCTTAAAGAGTCATACATCACAATTTAGGTGAGGTAGGGACAAGGGACAATCAGCTGCATGAAAGCATCATCATACACTTGCAAAACAAACACcgaaagaaaaaaagttcagCCACTACaagaaaattaatttacattagATACCAATGAAAAAACTGCACATGGGTAGCTGACAGCTGCATAAAAGCAGAAATTGGCAGCCTAGACATGTACTCACAATttgcacattaacacacaacCACCACACAATATCACCTACTCAAGAATATAAAAATTCAATGGTGCAAATATATAAAGCACCACATGATGGCAGAATGGGACCGTGAGTGATTCAACGCTGCAAGAAGGCTTTTCTGTAACAGCAACTGAGGCATTTGTTTTAACCTGTTGATCACAGAGAGCGTTTTAAAATCCAGTTATACCCCAGGCAGCAGCTGACTCTGGGTACAACAACAGATTGGTCTCTGAATATGTAGAAACCATTTCCACAAGGGTTGTAATTTCATCACTTTCCAGTCATTGTTTATGTGTCTATATCAGACCTATCCGTTGGTGGTTCAGGGGCCTGTATCATGAAGCAAGTGCAAGGGGTCAGACAGCCACTTTAACAGCAGTGTGTTCTGGAAAGTCAAGGCAAAGAAGAACGAGGAGAACGTCCTTCTCCTCACCCTTACAGACATATTTCTGTGGGACCTCTGAATGGACAAAACAAGGAACATTAAAgatttttaaggatttttttagAAAAGATTTTAAGAAATAATGACTCAGTATTTAATTAGTGTGCCAGTATAGAAGTAGTCTGTAAACTCAACAAATCAGAAGTAGAATATAAACAAAAGTCAATCCAAGTTATTCTTCGGAGACTGTGGAAATTTTGGTGGAAATGGTGGAGAGTATGGGAAGTTTTCCTTTAGGCTGAGGGGAGGGTAGTCTTTTTGGGGGGCACGGGTGgccttttattaatttattttttcactccacatttagattttatttcagctttcccttgtgagagaaaacaaatagTTACATTGAAACAGAAAAGCTTTTGTGAGTCATAAAGGTGCCTATGCCATATGCAGAGGACTTTATTTTTTCCTATCATATTAAAATAGTAGCAAATGCCAATATGTCTGTCAGAAACATGCATGTCGATCTTTACAGTTAAGCAGTTAagacagaactttatttatcctgaAGGAAATTGTTGTAAGtcagttgcagtacaaagtaggaaCGGGTGCAAATATATagcacaaatataaaatatcaataagatgcaaatacaaaatatacacaaaagaGACAgtaatccagagagaaagagagagattaaactaacagagcagaacagaaaagTTTTAAGTGAAGCCTGTGATATAATGTAAGTTCAGCACTGGACATTGCCAACCTGAACAGTTTTCATACAGTGCCTTACTGTGAAACCTTTTGTAATCAGTTTAATTATGAGTGCTATAAACCGGATCACTGGATCAATTTACTAAATAGATCCATGCATGTATTTTAAATCTCATGCAGAAAGTCAATATGTATATTTCTGCCTACGGTCTTGAGTTTTAGAGTTTCATGTGATGGGCCCCAGGTCTTCTCAAATAAACAATGTGATCAGATGCTAAGGGTTCTGCAGCCACCAGGGACCCAAATGTTAGGTTTTGTTGAGCAGTTTTCAATGGATATCTTGCTGCGGCATTTGTAAAGAAGACAATTTAaagctattttaaaaaaaaccttaatattcctagtaaaataaacaaatatgacATTAGAGGTGTGCCCAAATCAGGCACATAGGACAGTTACATTGTATGGAACTTTCAAGtgcaaatattttcaataaattaGAACTGAAATTATCTCTACTTCACTTATCTGAATGGAAACAGTTTCTGTCACACTAAAATGGCTATCCATCCACATCAGAGATAACTAAAGAtactaaaagaaaagaaggaaggtCTCATCTATCAAATGTGGACCTATGTGCCACACATTAAGAGGCAAATTCAGATATAAATGCCAGTGTGGCACATGGTGACATTAATCAGTGTGACATAAGATTAGCCGGGCTTCTACTTTACTGTATTTCTGATTGAGGTATATTTGGTGCCACTGGTGAGCAGGTGTCACTGATCGTTAGCATGGACTGTGGCTCTTAGTTCTGAGTTAACCTATGGGTAGGGTGGTTAACTTTTGCCTTAAATTACCATATTTTTGGTGAAACGGTCCAATTTGCATTAGACTAGCCTAAGAGCAAAATCAAGACTGGCCCTAATGTTATACAGACCAGTGTAAAATATCTTTGTGAAACCGTGCAAATAGGCCTACatgtaaaagtttttttaaaaagtaacttCTGCTTGACTTGCTTCAGTTCACACAAAAAAGTCCATTGTTAACTATTTGAACTAGTtttattgacaataaaaataactgCAAGATTTTAAACGgttttttaaacatgaatatAAGTGTTCAAATGATTTGGCAAGTCAGCATGAAGGtaaatggtttaaaaaacacagtattTTATCTTGACAGTGTAAGCCCAAAAGGATGAACCTGCAACAAACGCTGAATCCAGGAGGCGTGGTTCATCTGACAAATATCCGACTTAACACCTAGGCCTTTTCATAAATAAGGCATTTTCAATAAATAAGGATTTAACTTATTTGGATGTAACTTTGACACACTGTCTTCAGTTTGTCACTTATCTAAATAGAAAGGCTCTTTCCTGCCAAAgctgtttattgtttatatatctatatatcagAGATAACCTTACCAAAATCGGAAGAAGGCTGGTCTCATTTACCCAAGCTGGATCTAACAAGTGCTGCTCGATAGAGGCAACTTTAGTAAAggcacaacattaacattacagtCAAACCATTTAAGGGAAAAAAGCTAATTAAATTTATTAAAGATTgatgaaaacattcaaaatacatTCACTTAGTgtgctttacagaaaaaaactgtaCTGTAGATTAGAGAAacactttgaaaaacaaacttgttACCAAGAAGTCAAGGCATTTAGACAACAAAGAGGCAgtgtttcttttcctcatttGCAATCAATAACATGAACGCTGATTAAAACAATGATGCGTTggattaacacattttaattacatcaaCCATTTCTGTgtacttaaaaaaacattcatgaaACTTTCCAAGGCCCAAAACTGTGGGATTCAGAACTGATTTTGTGGTCTATGATCTGCACCATCAGAGTCCTTCCCAGTTTCTAGATGCTTTTCGAAAATCTTAGTCTTCAAAAATACTTACAGGTTTTTGACAATTTCTCTGTAAAACAGTCTTTATTTCACAGATTATTAAATAGCTGCAGAAAATGAGATCCAAGACTGCCTCTGGTAGAAGGCAACAGTTTCTTCCAGATCTAAGAAGCAGGCAGACCACcctgtttttctattttcaacAAGATTCCCACTATTGAGATGTTTGGTAAATACCAGACACTGAAATACATTTATCAACAACAACTTGAGCATTTGCTTAAACTGAAACCTCCCAAAGTTACCATggtgatatacagtattcatTTTGAGTCACCATCATGAGATCTAAAGCTGGTGATAAAGCCGTGTTCAGGCCGACATTAGCACTGCCTACAAaagttgattttaaatgtaGCTCCATCGTCAGTCTGAACACCCGGTAGGCATTACGATTTTATTTACAAATCAAGACCATgaagtaaaaaccaaaacatgttaAATGAAAACCTAAAgaggaactccactgattttcaAATCAAAGTTTGTTTACAGGTTTTGTGGAGTACTACTGcgtgtgaaaaaagttgtataaagccttttgtggctccagaagGAGCTGCGTGAAGTCTCATTAATTgtctcaagtgatgtcacttggaCAGCAAGCCGATTTGAAGAcaagactgaaaataaaaaaaaatctggggattggagttagaaagaagcgAGCTTGCCAGATGCCTGTAGTCCACTCCTcgtctctgcttgaggctagcggctcggGGCTACATTATTAGTCGCAACTAGCACACCTGAATCTCTGATTGATTGCACTAAAGTATGGTGTATTAAATGCAGACATGTTTTTAAGCAGAGGAGCTTTGTGCATCACTTGTGTGGACACTCTTGTGTTTGTTGAGTTTTAACCAGCTGGAGAACTGTTCTCCACAAGTACCGCATTTGTAAGGTTTTTCCCCACTATGTGTCTTCATGTGTCTTTTCAGGTCTGTTCTATGACCAAACGACTTCTCACACACAGTGCACTTATATGGcttttcacctgtgtgtgttctggtgtGCCTTTTCAAAGTTGTCATGGTAGCAAATCTTTTCTTGCAAAAGGAACACTTAAAGGGCTTTTCCCCGGAATGCACTCGCAGATGATTTTTGAAAGACGAAGAATCTGCAAACTCCTTTCCGCAGTCGCTGCAGGTGTagggcttctcacctgtgtgaaTTCTCATGTGCTTCTTCATATTCACACATGAGCTGAAGCTTTTATCACAGGTGTTGCATTTGTATGGCTTTTCCCCAGTGTGAACCCTAAGATGCAGGTCGAGATTGTAACGCCGGTTGAATCCATTTCCACAAACCTTGCATTTGAAAGGCTTCTCCACAGAGTGAATTactatgtgtttatttaaatccCAACTCTCCCTGAACATTTTCCCACAAGTGTCGCATTTGTAAGTCTTTTCAACAGTGTGG
This sequence is a window from Siniperca chuatsi isolate FFG_IHB_CAS linkage group LG5, ASM2008510v1, whole genome shotgun sequence. Protein-coding genes within it:
- the LOC122875788 gene encoding uncharacterized protein LOC122875788 isoform X3, which gives rise to MSSVQSMRQFVCDRLTAAAQEILGAFEKKIEDYDAEIARQRRLLESVLTPETKLHQTGHRDVCIHKGLSPPLSQTTTLYEIPQYKVQHHQEEQQLLHPARQTAEHITDTHEHRTGALHPAHQLGITLFPPC